In Janibacter sp. CX7, a single genomic region encodes these proteins:
- a CDS encoding DUF4192 domain-containing protein, which translates to MTPTASPRDPAELAVLVPYQLGYHPGPSLVLTALHGRRVGMVQRLDLLPDAAACEQVAAHCVAVLAHSGAQGLAVTAFEEDEGGSRPLRTAVTSAALVAGLHVTPHLVVREGRTWPGGRELPQPHEVPAVAPFVLAGVSPWPSRQALVDGVVPPTDEVRADRVAAAAEGLDLAHVDEDELVDVWARVLDPRRTAEPVAVLTDAELALLAISLLDIPWRDGLLAMLAPGFFDLDALPPHIATLVIDAAGDCPWVDLWEEGDEWPRPQEWPEEVLLVRERLVEVGRLLPPPLTAAVHVAVAQLAWWAGDGTIAGICLERALEVDPDHRLADLMSRLLVTGAHPWSDAVAGPHDGRVSIPRAS; encoded by the coding sequence ATGACACCGACTGCCTCCCCCCGCGACCCCGCCGAGCTCGCCGTCCTCGTGCCCTACCAGCTCGGTTACCACCCGGGCCCCTCCCTCGTCCTCACGGCGCTGCACGGTCGTCGCGTGGGCATGGTCCAGCGGCTCGACCTCCTGCCCGACGCCGCGGCGTGCGAGCAGGTCGCGGCGCACTGCGTCGCCGTGCTGGCCCACAGCGGGGCGCAGGGTCTGGCCGTCACGGCCTTCGAGGAGGACGAAGGGGGGTCCCGCCCCCTGCGCACGGCGGTCACCTCAGCCGCCCTCGTCGCAGGTCTGCACGTGACACCGCACCTCGTCGTCCGCGAGGGCCGCACCTGGCCGGGCGGGCGCGAGCTGCCGCAGCCGCACGAGGTGCCGGCGGTCGCTCCCTTCGTCCTCGCCGGCGTGAGTCCCTGGCCGAGCCGGCAGGCGCTCGTCGACGGGGTGGTGCCGCCCACCGACGAGGTGAGGGCCGACCGGGTCGCTGCCGCGGCCGAGGGACTCGACCTCGCCCACGTCGACGAGGACGAGCTGGTCGACGTCTGGGCCCGGGTCCTCGACCCGCGCCGCACCGCGGAGCCGGTGGCGGTGCTCACCGACGCCGAGCTCGCCTTGCTCGCGATCTCGCTGCTCGACATCCCGTGGCGCGACGGGCTGCTCGCCATGCTCGCCCCCGGCTTCTTCGACCTCGACGCGCTGCCGCCGCACATCGCCACGCTCGTCATCGACGCAGCGGGGGACTGCCCGTGGGTCGACCTGTGGGAGGAGGGCGACGAGTGGCCGCGGCCGCAGGAGTGGCCCGAGGAGGTGCTGCTCGTGCGCGAGCGCCTCGTCGAGGTGGGCCGTCTGCTGCCGCCGCCCCTGACGGCGGCGGTGCACGTCGCGGTCGCGCAGCTGGCCTGGTGGGCGGGCGACGGCACGATCGCCGGCATCTGCCTCGAGCGGGCTCTCGAGGTCGACCCCGACCACCGGCTCGCCGACCTGATGTCGCGGCTGCTCGTCACCGGCGCGCACCCGTGGAGCGACGCGGTGGCGGGTCCGCACGACGGACGCGTCTCGATCCCGCGCGCCTCATGA
- a CDS encoding homoserine O-acetyltransferase produces MSVTTTPPTSTASWRDGDEPGDRHFHSVGHLRLESGESLPDVVLAYETWGRLSPERDNAVLVEHALTGDSHVVGDAGPGHPTAGWWPGLIGEGAPLDDSYFVVAVNVLGGCQGSTGPASTAPDGRPWGSRFPRLTIRDQVAAEARLADALGIERWHTVIGGSMGGMRTLEWVASHPDRVGTAIALATGARATAEQIGWCQAQILAIRNDPWFAGGDYYDHPQGPESGLAIARRIAHITYRSELELHERFGREEQDEPAGESGRPRYTVESYLDHHGGKLARRFDANSYAVLSEAMNSHDIGRGRGGLEAALAPFAGRLVVAPVDSDRLYPPRLSSEIAAARPGTRLRTIHSAVGHDGFLTEVDQVGELLHETLRDA; encoded by the coding sequence GTGAGCGTGACCACCACACCCCCCACGAGCACAGCGTCGTGGCGCGACGGTGACGAGCCGGGCGACCGGCACTTCCACTCCGTGGGCCACCTGCGGCTCGAGTCCGGCGAGTCCCTGCCCGACGTCGTGCTCGCCTACGAGACGTGGGGGCGGCTGAGCCCCGAGCGGGACAATGCGGTGCTCGTCGAGCACGCGCTGACCGGTGACAGCCACGTCGTCGGTGACGCCGGTCCCGGTCACCCCACGGCCGGCTGGTGGCCCGGGCTCATCGGTGAGGGTGCGCCCCTCGACGACTCCTACTTCGTCGTCGCGGTCAACGTCCTCGGTGGCTGCCAGGGCAGCACCGGGCCCGCCAGCACCGCGCCCGACGGGCGGCCCTGGGGCAGCCGGTTTCCCCGACTGACGATCCGCGACCAGGTCGCCGCCGAGGCGCGCCTGGCCGACGCGCTCGGCATCGAACGCTGGCACACCGTCATCGGCGGGTCGATGGGTGGCATGCGGACCCTCGAGTGGGTCGCGAGCCACCCCGACCGGGTCGGCACGGCGATCGCGCTCGCGACCGGTGCCCGGGCGACCGCCGAGCAGATCGGCTGGTGCCAGGCGCAGATCCTCGCCATCCGCAACGACCCGTGGTTCGCCGGGGGCGACTACTACGACCACCCGCAGGGACCGGAGAGCGGCCTGGCCATCGCCCGCCGCATCGCGCACATCACCTACCGCAGCGAGCTCGAGCTGCACGAGCGCTTCGGCCGCGAGGAGCAGGACGAGCCGGCGGGGGAGTCGGGGCGACCGCGCTACACCGTCGAGAGCTATCTCGACCACCACGGGGGCAAGCTCGCGCGTCGCTTCGACGCCAACTCCTATGCGGTGCTCTCCGAGGCGATGAACTCCCACGACATCGGTCGTGGACGCGGCGGGCTCGAGGCGGCGCTCGCCCCCTTCGCCGGTCGTCTCGTCGTCGCGCCCGTCGACTCCGACCGGCTCTACCCGCCCCGGCTCTCGAGCGAGATCGCCGCGGCGCGGCCCGGCACCCGGCTGCGCACGATCCACTCGGCGGTGGGTCACGACGGCTTCCTCACCGAGGTCGACCAGGTCGGCGAGCTGCTCCACGAGACCCTGCGCGACGCCTGA
- a CDS encoding universal stress protein, protein MTIVVGYVSTKEGEAALERAFEECRLRNDKLVVIHSDRGGVGLSGDTARKHEDDLAQVRSRMDEAGVDGEVRGLVRGKEPAEDLIVVAEETGAELIIIGLRRRTPVGKLILGSNAQRVLLDAPCDVLAVKAR, encoded by the coding sequence ATGACGATCGTCGTGGGATACGTGTCCACCAAGGAAGGCGAAGCCGCCCTGGAGCGGGCCTTCGAGGAGTGCCGCCTGCGCAATGACAAGCTCGTCGTCATCCACTCCGACCGCGGCGGTGTCGGCCTGAGCGGTGACACCGCGCGCAAGCACGAGGACGACCTCGCGCAGGTGCGGTCCCGCATGGACGAGGCCGGGGTCGACGGCGAGGTCCGTGGGCTCGTGCGCGGCAAGGAGCCGGCCGAGGACCTCATCGTCGTGGCGGAGGAGACCGGCGCCGAGCTGATCATCATCGGCCTGCGTCGTCGCACCCCCGTCGGCAAGCTGATCCTCGGCTCCAACGCCCAGCGTGTGCTGCTCGACGCGCCCTGCGACGTGCTGGCGGTCAAGGCCCGCTGA
- a CDS encoding RNA polymerase sigma factor, which yields MTAVSPRSGETQGSLPKEFSHPSLQELVLKGRTTGSITSDQLQAAFSEAKISPTRGRVVLRALGDQGIEVQVPESTPAKKTAKKAPAKKAATKTAATKTAAKKTATKKAAAPAKKAAPAKKVAAKKAASTATAAAAAAPVKQAAPAKQAAAKKAAAKKAAANPTTTTAEEPAPGEDELLVDEPEAKTKPETEQDEKSGFTISNDDEDDAPAQQVVTAGATADPVKDYLKQIGKVALLNAEQEVELAKRIEAGLFAEEKLASGEKIDMKFKRELWWIAQDGKNAKNHLLEANLRLVVSLAKRYTGRGMLFLDLIQEGNLGLIRAVEKFDYTKGYKFSTYATWWIRQAITRAMADQARTIRIPVHMVEVINKLARVQRQMLQDLGREPTPEELAKELDMTPEKVVEVQKYGREPISLHTPLGEDGDSEFGDLIEDSEAVVPADAVSFTLLQEQLHSVLDTLSEREAGVVSMRFGLTDGQPKTLDEIGKVYGVTRERIRQIESKTMSKLRHPSRSQVLRDYLD from the coding sequence GTGACTGCTGTGTCCCCACGGTCCGGCGAGACGCAGGGCTCCCTCCCCAAGGAGTTCTCGCACCCATCGTTGCAGGAGCTCGTCCTGAAGGGCCGCACGACCGGATCCATCACCAGCGACCAGCTGCAGGCAGCATTCAGCGAGGCGAAGATCAGCCCCACCCGGGGTCGGGTCGTCCTGCGTGCACTGGGCGACCAGGGAATCGAGGTACAGGTGCCAGAGTCCACCCCGGCGAAGAAGACCGCGAAGAAGGCTCCCGCCAAGAAGGCGGCGACCAAGACCGCGGCGACGAAGACGGCCGCGAAGAAGACCGCGACCAAGAAGGCCGCCGCGCCCGCGAAGAAGGCTGCTCCGGCGAAGAAGGTCGCGGCCAAGAAGGCCGCGTCGACGGCGACGGCCGCAGCCGCCGCTGCGCCCGTGAAGCAGGCGGCGCCGGCCAAGCAGGCCGCCGCGAAGAAGGCCGCTGCCAAGAAGGCCGCGGCCAATCCCACGACGACGACGGCCGAGGAGCCGGCACCGGGCGAGGACGAGCTGCTCGTCGACGAGCCCGAGGCGAAGACCAAGCCCGAGACGGAGCAGGACGAGAAGTCCGGCTTCACGATCAGCAACGACGACGAGGACGACGCGCCCGCGCAGCAGGTCGTCACGGCCGGTGCCACCGCTGACCCGGTCAAGGACTACCTCAAGCAGATCGGCAAGGTCGCGCTCCTCAACGCCGAGCAGGAGGTCGAGCTCGCCAAGCGGATCGAGGCCGGCCTCTTCGCCGAGGAAAAGCTCGCCTCCGGCGAGAAGATCGACATGAAGTTCAAGCGCGAGCTGTGGTGGATCGCGCAGGACGGCAAGAACGCCAAGAACCACCTGCTCGAGGCCAACCTGCGACTCGTCGTCTCGCTGGCCAAGCGCTACACCGGTCGCGGCATGCTCTTCCTCGACCTCATCCAGGAGGGCAACCTCGGTCTGATCCGTGCGGTCGAGAAGTTCGACTACACGAAGGGCTACAAGTTCTCGACCTACGCCACGTGGTGGATCCGTCAGGCGATCACCCGCGCGATGGCCGACCAGGCGCGCACGATCCGCATCCCCGTGCACATGGTCGAGGTCATCAACAAGCTCGCTCGTGTTCAGCGCCAGATGCTCCAGGACCTGGGCCGCGAGCCCACGCCGGAGGAGCTGGCCAAGGAGCTCGACATGACCCCCGAGAAGGTCGTCGAGGTCCAGAAGTACGGTCGCGAGCCGATCTCGCTGCACACCCCGCTCGGCGAGGACGGCGACTCCGAGTTCGGTGACCTCATCGAGGACTCCGAGGCCGTCGTGCCGGCTGACGCGGTGAGCTTCACGCTCCTGCAGGAGCAGCTGCACTCGGTGCTCGACACCCTCAGCGAGCGCGAGGCCGGCGTGGTCTCGATGCGCTTCGGCCTGACCGACGGCCAGCCGAAGACGCTCGACGAGATCGGCAAGGTCTACGGCGTGACCCGTGAGCGGATCCGCCAGATCGAGTCCAAGACGATGAGCAAGCTCCGTCACCCGAGCCGCTCCCAGGTCCTGCGCGACTACCTCGACTGA
- a CDS encoding DUF3488 and transglutaminase-like domain-containing protein, with protein MRHDLRAVAGLLAALGTLVVALPLRSLFDDNPWVGPAMGGILLVMLSGMLLRGLTTRAGLVVLGQALVAGFYLLVTQLRETTWFGVVPTPQTISTFAAHVSDAHETITRYAAPAPATPGIVVMLVTVVVVVALAVDMSSATAMSPSVAGLPLLSLFLVSAANSGGSLHGLWFLVAASVWLAMVVHQADVDLHGWVTSVPRLARGDGEEVAARSHRWQAVRLGALGLAGAVALATFVPHLPTRYVLDGLGRGGSSVGGSGVRLASALDLRRSLASPSEEPVLTYTTSAPSPEPLRVAVVEDFSDGLGRMRSDAPEPVDGFSPVDPTLRIPGNIPAERRTIVVQSNGVAAPQLPLPSLVSSVDTGGIAWALGQDGTARVQQTPGTYSATFTELTPEEDDFDLETALPVDPSAADDSYLTLDPGSSTEITELVDEVVPQDATPLASAQAIQEYLRGSEFTYSLELPDAQGRDPIVSFLDTKTGYCQQFAVTMTLMARARGIPARVAVGFLPGSLSTGEERVVRVSDAHAWPELYFEGVGWTRFEPTPGSRAASTPGYSVDTTDSSAGSETSTSSDDASSSSASSADRPEDVAVPEAATGQDEGRPAWLTWLLWLLGAGLVLAIMPVSALVARRLDRRRSLDDTERVEREWHELVSQLDDLGLRPPVGATPRQTGAWLSRRLHLEGEPKEHLDHVVATLERARYAPPGADLPDISREVGQVVDRVRASRQRSMQLRSVLWPQDGVDAWRTLGRAILRRLPRRG; from the coding sequence ATGAGACACGACCTCCGCGCCGTCGCCGGGCTGCTCGCCGCGCTCGGCACCCTCGTCGTCGCGCTCCCGCTGCGCTCGCTCTTCGACGACAACCCGTGGGTGGGCCCGGCGATGGGAGGGATCCTCCTCGTCATGCTCAGCGGCATGCTGCTGCGCGGACTGACCACCCGGGCGGGTCTCGTCGTCCTGGGCCAGGCGCTCGTCGCCGGCTTCTACCTGCTCGTCACCCAGCTGCGGGAGACGACGTGGTTCGGCGTCGTGCCGACGCCGCAGACCATCTCGACCTTCGCCGCGCACGTCTCCGACGCGCACGAGACGATCACCCGCTATGCCGCACCGGCCCCCGCGACGCCGGGCATCGTCGTCATGCTCGTCACCGTCGTCGTGGTCGTCGCGCTCGCCGTCGACATGTCGAGCGCCACCGCCATGTCGCCATCGGTCGCCGGCCTGCCGCTGCTGTCGCTCTTCCTCGTCTCCGCGGCCAACTCCGGCGGGTCCCTCCACGGGCTGTGGTTCCTCGTCGCGGCCAGCGTCTGGCTGGCGATGGTCGTCCACCAGGCCGACGTCGACCTCCACGGCTGGGTGACCTCGGTCCCCCGGCTCGCGCGCGGCGACGGCGAGGAGGTCGCGGCGCGCTCGCACCGCTGGCAGGCCGTGCGCCTGGGCGCCCTCGGCCTGGCCGGTGCCGTCGCCCTGGCGACCTTCGTCCCCCACCTGCCCACGCGCTACGTGCTCGACGGGCTCGGACGCGGCGGCTCGTCGGTCGGCGGCTCGGGCGTGCGCCTGGCCAGTGCGCTCGACCTGCGCCGCAGCCTCGCCTCGCCGAGCGAGGAGCCGGTGCTCACCTACACGACGAGCGCCCCCTCGCCCGAGCCGCTGCGCGTCGCCGTCGTCGAGGACTTCTCCGACGGCCTGGGACGGATGCGCTCCGATGCCCCCGAGCCGGTCGACGGCTTCTCCCCGGTCGACCCGACGCTGCGCATCCCGGGCAACATCCCCGCCGAGCGGCGGACGATCGTCGTGCAGTCCAACGGCGTCGCGGCACCGCAGCTGCCGCTCCCTTCGCTCGTCAGCTCCGTCGACACCGGGGGCATCGCCTGGGCCCTCGGCCAGGACGGCACCGCCCGCGTCCAGCAGACGCCCGGGACCTACTCGGCGACCTTCACCGAGCTGACGCCCGAGGAGGACGACTTCGACCTGGAGACCGCGCTGCCCGTCGACCCGAGCGCGGCCGACGACTCCTACCTCACCCTCGACCCCGGCTCCTCGACGGAGATCACCGAGCTCGTCGACGAGGTCGTCCCCCAGGACGCGACCCCGCTCGCCAGCGCGCAGGCGATCCAGGAGTACCTGCGCGGCAGCGAGTTCACCTACAGCCTCGAGCTGCCCGACGCTCAGGGCCGCGACCCGATCGTCTCCTTCCTCGACACCAAGACCGGCTACTGCCAGCAGTTCGCCGTGACGATGACCCTCATGGCCCGCGCCCGCGGCATCCCGGCGCGCGTCGCCGTGGGCTTCCTCCCCGGGTCGCTGTCGACCGGCGAGGAGCGGGTGGTGCGGGTGAGCGACGCGCACGCGTGGCCGGAGCTGTACTTCGAGGGCGTCGGCTGGACGCGCTTCGAGCCGACGCCCGGCTCGCGCGCGGCCTCGACGCCGGGCTACTCGGTGGACACGACCGACTCCAGCGCAGGCAGCGAGACCTCGACCAGCTCCGACGACGCGAGCAGCAGCTCGGCCAGCTCCGCCGATCGTCCCGAGGACGTCGCCGTCCCCGAGGCCGCGACCGGGCAGGACGAGGGACGACCCGCGTGGCTGACCTGGCTGCTGTGGCTGCTCGGCGCCGGGCTGGTCCTCGCGATCATGCCGGTGTCCGCGCTCGTGGCGCGCCGTCTGGATCGACGCCGTTCGCTCGACGACACCGAGCGGGTCGAGCGCGAGTGGCACGAGCTGGTCAGCCAGCTCGACGACCTCGGGCTGCGTCCTCCGGTCGGGGCGACGCCGCGGCAGACGGGCGCCTGGCTCTCCCGACGGCTGCACCTCGAGGGCGAGCCCAAGGAGCACCTCGACCACGTCGTCGCGACGCTCGAGCGGGCGCGCTACGCACCGCCCGGCGCCGACCTGCCGGACATCTCCCGCGAGGTCGGCCAGGTCGTCGACCGGGTGCGCGCGAGCCGCCAGCGCTCGATGCAGCTGCGCTCCGTGCTGTGGCCCCAGGACGGGGTCGACGCCTGGCGGACGCTCGGCCGCGCGATCCTGCGCCGCCTCCCCCGCCGGGGGTGA
- a CDS encoding DUF58 domain-containing protein, which yields MTGRGRLFVAAGVLVALTGLVLGLHDLTKVGGLLVVLPALALLLSRRDLDLDVSRQVSPVRIPTDGHADVTVQVRNAGRLSTPLLRGEETLAYALGDRPHLLVPRLDSGESRQLSYRVRSHVRGHHVIGPLSVRVTDPFGLATRSIPVPGQTSLVVLPRVLPLTPVRGVPAGGGGETSTSSRVALQGEDDIGVREYRIGDDLRRIHWRSTARTGETMVRQDEQPSRRRALVLLDDRAGSHAGTGGGGSFEWSVTAVASIVTVLLGERFEVHLCLASDETGAVVPLVDLDHALDELAAVGPAETTSPDGLVEALDDFMLHGGGLVVGVLGQLDDEVVDLCTSRSRHGRALVVDRGGFTGRSGTGPADETAHRLALGGWRAEVVRPGAQLPELWTRLSVGLGVRA from the coding sequence ATGACCGGCCGTGGGCGGCTCTTCGTCGCCGCCGGCGTGCTCGTCGCCCTCACCGGGCTCGTCCTCGGCCTGCACGACCTGACGAAGGTCGGCGGGCTGCTCGTCGTCCTGCCGGCCCTCGCGCTGCTCCTCTCCCGTCGTGACCTCGACCTCGACGTCTCGCGGCAGGTCTCCCCGGTGCGCATCCCGACCGACGGGCACGCCGACGTGACCGTGCAGGTGCGCAACGCCGGACGGCTGAGCACCCCCCTGCTGCGCGGCGAGGAGACCCTCGCCTATGCCCTCGGCGACCGCCCGCACCTGCTCGTGCCGCGCCTCGACAGCGGCGAGAGCCGACAGCTCTCCTACCGGGTGCGCTCGCACGTGCGCGGGCACCACGTGATCGGTCCGCTCTCGGTGCGCGTCACCGACCCCTTCGGCCTGGCGACCCGATCGATCCCCGTGCCGGGCCAGACCTCGCTCGTCGTCCTGCCCCGCGTCCTGCCGCTCACCCCCGTCCGCGGCGTGCCGGCCGGCGGGGGCGGCGAGACATCGACCTCCTCGCGCGTCGCCCTCCAGGGAGAGGACGACATCGGGGTGCGCGAGTACCGCATCGGCGACGACCTGCGGCGCATCCACTGGCGCTCGACCGCCCGCACCGGCGAGACGATGGTCCGTCAGGACGAGCAGCCCTCACGTCGCCGCGCGCTCGTCCTGCTCGACGACCGTGCGGGCTCGCACGCCGGCACGGGCGGCGGGGGGTCCTTCGAGTGGTCGGTCACGGCCGTCGCCTCGATCGTCACCGTGCTGCTCGGCGAGCGCTTCGAGGTGCACCTGTGCCTCGCGTCCGACGAGACCGGCGCCGTCGTCCCGCTCGTCGACCTCGACCACGCGCTCGACGAGCTGGCGGCGGTCGGGCCAGCGGAGACGACCTCGCCCGACGGGCTCGTCGAGGCGCTCGACGACTTCATGCTCCACGGGGGCGGTCTCGTCGTCGGCGTGCTGGGGCAGCTCGACGACGAGGTCGTCGACCTGTGCACCTCCCGCTCGCGCCACGGCCGGGCCCTCGTCGTGGACCGTGGCGGCTTCACCGGACGTTCGGGCACCGGTCCTGCCGACGAGACAGCCCACCGGCTCGCCCTCGGCGGGTGGCGGGCCGAGGTCGTGCGCCCCGGAGCCCAGCTGCCGGAGCTGTGGACACGGCTGTCGGTCGGCCTGGGGGTGCGGGCATGA
- a CDS encoding AAA family ATPase, producing the protein MNGVIEGKPDVVRTAITVLLAEGHILVEDVPGTGKTMLAKALARSIDASVRRVQFTPDLLPSDITGVSIYNQDQHDFEFRPGAVFANVVIGDEINRASPKAQSALLECMEEAQVTVDGTTYELPRPFIIMATQNPVEMEGTYPLPEAQRDRFMARLSMGYPTAAAEINMLDHHSARSPLEDLHPVADAAGIARLIAAVRTVHASAAVRQYVVDIATATRTSSLVRLGASPRATLHLLRAGRAHAALAGRDHVLPDDIQQIAPVVLAHRLLLSSEAQLARREATDIVSELVQRTRVPATR; encoded by the coding sequence ATGAACGGCGTCATCGAGGGCAAGCCCGATGTCGTGCGCACGGCGATCACGGTGCTCCTCGCGGAAGGGCACATCCTCGTCGAGGACGTCCCCGGCACCGGCAAGACGATGCTCGCCAAGGCCCTCGCGCGCAGCATCGACGCCTCGGTGCGACGGGTGCAGTTCACGCCAGACCTGCTGCCGAGCGACATCACCGGCGTGAGCATCTACAACCAGGACCAGCACGACTTCGAGTTCCGCCCCGGCGCGGTCTTCGCCAACGTCGTCATCGGTGACGAGATCAACCGCGCGTCGCCCAAGGCGCAGTCCGCCCTCCTCGAGTGCATGGAGGAGGCGCAGGTGACGGTCGACGGCACGACCTACGAGCTGCCGCGGCCCTTCATCATCATGGCCACGCAGAACCCGGTGGAGATGGAGGGCACCTATCCCCTCCCCGAGGCGCAGCGCGACCGCTTCATGGCCCGCCTGTCGATGGGCTACCCGACGGCGGCTGCGGAGATCAACATGCTCGACCACCACAGCGCCCGCTCGCCGCTCGAGGACCTGCACCCCGTCGCCGACGCCGCCGGCATCGCCCGGCTCATCGCCGCCGTGCGCACCGTCCACGCCTCCGCCGCCGTGCGGCAGTACGTCGTCGACATCGCGACGGCGACGCGCACCAGCTCGCTCGTGCGTCTGGGGGCCTCGCCGCGCGCGACCCTGCACCTGCTGCGGGCCGGCCGGGCCCATGCCGCCCTCGCCGGTCGTGACCACGTCCTGCCCGACGACATCCAGCAGATCGCCCCGGTCGTCCTCGCCCACCGGCTGCTGCTGAGCAGCGAGGCCCAGCTCGCCCGCCGGGAGGCCACCGACATCGTCAGCGAGCTGGTCCAGCGCACGCGCGTGCCGGCCACCCGGTGA
- the mraZ gene encoding division/cell wall cluster transcriptional repressor MraZ, which translates to MFLGTHTPRLDDKGRLFLPAKFRDKLAGGLVMTRGQERCLYVFPMDEFVKITQRFQEAPTSSKAARDYMRVFLSGASDEIPDKQGRVTVPAALRQYAGLDRECTVIGTGSRVEVWDTAAWEDYLASTEQAFADQSEEVIPGLM; encoded by the coding sequence GTGTTCCTCGGTACCCACACCCCCCGCCTCGACGACAAGGGCCGCCTCTTCCTGCCGGCGAAGTTCCGCGACAAGCTCGCCGGCGGTCTGGTCATGACCCGTGGCCAGGAGCGCTGCCTCTACGTCTTCCCCATGGACGAGTTCGTCAAGATCACCCAGCGCTTCCAGGAGGCCCCCACCTCGAGCAAGGCAGCTCGCGACTACATGCGCGTCTTCCTCTCCGGCGCGAGCGACGAGATCCCCGACAAGCAGGGCCGGGTCACCGTGCCGGCCGCGCTGCGCCAGTACGCCGGCCTCGACCGCGAGTGCACCGTCATCGGCACCGGCTCGCGGGTCGAGGTCTGGGACACCGCCGCGTGGGAGGACTACCTGGCCAGCACCGAGCAGGCCTTCGCCGACCAGTCCGAGGAGGTGATCCCCGGACTCATGTGA
- the rsmH gene encoding 16S rRNA (cytosine(1402)-N(4))-methyltransferase RsmH yields the protein MGTRRQLPDSPEITTHHHQHEGSTVEHNDTGTGRDAASRHVPVMLDEVLDLLAPALSTEGAVHVDGTLGMGGHAQAVLEADPQVRLVGIDRDPQALRLAGERLAPFGERVTLVHAVNDEIGEVLDDLGIETVTSAFFDLGVSSLQLDETERGFAYAHDAPLDMRMDPTTGITAAEVLNTYDARDLARVLSEYGEERFARKIAGAIVRERGVTPFDRSGRLVELLRATIPMASQRGGGHPAKRTFQALRIEVNAELAGWARALPVALERIAVGGRIAVLSFHSLEDRITKRGLAAGATSTAPADLPVELPEHAPELRLLTRGALTPGAHELETNSRSASVRLRGAERIRPPRQQRGTSR from the coding sequence ATGGGGACCAGGCGGCAGCTGCCGGACAGCCCGGAGATCACCACCCACCACCACCAGCACGAAGGGAGCACCGTGGAGCACAACGACACCGGCACCGGCCGCGACGCGGCCTCCCGCCACGTGCCCGTCATGCTCGACGAGGTCCTCGACCTGCTCGCCCCGGCGCTCTCCACGGAGGGCGCCGTCCACGTGGACGGCACGCTCGGCATGGGCGGGCACGCGCAGGCCGTGCTCGAGGCCGACCCGCAGGTGCGGCTCGTCGGCATCGACCGCGACCCCCAGGCGCTGCGCCTGGCGGGGGAGCGGCTGGCACCCTTCGGCGAGCGGGTCACCCTCGTGCACGCGGTCAACGACGAGATCGGCGAGGTCCTCGACGACCTCGGCATCGAGACCGTCACCTCCGCCTTCTTCGACCTCGGCGTCTCCTCCCTGCAGCTCGACGAGACCGAGCGCGGCTTCGCCTACGCCCACGACGCGCCGCTCGACATGCGCATGGACCCGACGACCGGGATCACCGCGGCCGAGGTGCTCAACACCTACGACGCCCGTGACCTTGCGCGCGTGCTCTCCGAGTACGGCGAGGAGCGCTTCGCCCGCAAGATCGCCGGCGCGATCGTCCGCGAACGGGGGGTGACCCCCTTCGACCGGTCCGGCCGGCTCGTCGAGCTGCTGCGCGCCACGATCCCGATGGCCTCGCAGCGCGGCGGCGGCCACCCGGCGAAGCGCACCTTCCAGGCGCTGCGCATCGAGGTCAACGCCGAGCTCGCCGGCTGGGCCCGGGCACTGCCCGTCGCGCTCGAGCGGATCGCCGTCGGCGGTCGCATCGCCGTCCTGTCCTTCCACTCCCTCGAGGACCGCATCACCAAGCGGGGCCTCGCCGCAGGGGCGACCTCGACCGCCCCCGCCGACCTGCCCGTCGAGCTGCCGGAGCACGCCCCCGAGCTGCGGCTGCTCACCCGTGGCGCCCTCACCCCGGGCGCCCACGAGCTCGAGACCAACTCCCGATCCGCCTCGGTCCGCCTGCGCGGCGCCGAGCGCATCCGACCGCCCCGCCAGCAGAGAGGTACGTCCCGATGA